From one Lotus japonicus ecotype B-129 chromosome 3, LjGifu_v1.2 genomic stretch:
- the LOC130749638 gene encoding uncharacterized protein LOC130749638 — protein MASLSLSLSLSLLPARSQSPPLILGFSSTPQIHSTPILKLSPSSSTLRCKVSRRLQINQKLWSVPATNPNSVGGKSPNEGSDVKETSNAGQGPPFLTILAGLAVFLLITWFIGSIVVWLLSLIVNLPPPK, from the exons ATGGCATCTCTCAGTCTCAGTCTCAGTCTCAGTCTCTTACCTGCCAGATCACAGTCACCACCACtgattctagggttttcttCAACACCTCAAATCCATTCCACTCCCATTCTCAAATTATCTCCCTCATCTTCTACCCTCAG GTGCAAGGTTTCTAGAAGATTGCAAATTAATCAGAAGCTATGGAGTGTTCCTGCAACAAACCCCAACTCTGTTGGTGGAAAATCACCAAATGAAGGATCAGATGTAAAGGAAACTAGTAATGCTGGCCAGGGACCTCCATTTCTTACTATTTTGGCTGGACTCGCCGTTTTTCTCCTCATTACTTGGTTCATTGGGTCCATTGTTGTGTGGTTGTTAAGTTTGATTGTTAATTTGCCCCCTCCAAAATAA
- the LOC130745495 gene encoding citrate synthase, mitochondrial-like: protein MAFFRSVSALSRLRSRVGQQSSLANSVRWLQTPSSGNTDLYSEVKELIPQYQERVKKLKKDHGNVELGKITVDMVLGGMRGMTALVWLGSAVDPDEGIRFRGMSIPECQKALPGAFPGGEPLPEAVLWLLLTGKIPSKEQVDSLAQELRSRATIPDYAYKAIDALPVSAHPMTQFTTGVMALQVQSEFQKAYEGGIAKSRYWEPTYEDTLNLIARLPGIAAYIYRRIYKDGKIIPLDDTLDYGANYAHMLGFDDPEMLEFMRLYISIHSDHEGGNVSSHTAHLVASPLSDPYLAFAAALNGLAGPLHGLANQEVLRWIRSLVNEFGTPDISTEQLSDYIHKTLSSGKVVPGYGHGVLRNTDPRYTCQREFALKHLPNDPLFQLVSKIKEVVPPILTKLGKVKNPWPNVDAHSGVLLNYYGLTEENYYTVLFGVARSIGVGPQLIWDRALGMALERPKSVTLEKLESLVGASS from the exons ATGGCGTTCTTCCGAAGCGTTTCTGCGCTTTCCCGGCTTCGATCTCGTGTG GGTCAGCAATCTAGTCTCGCCAATTCAGTTAGATGGCTCCAAACTCCGAGCTCCGGTAACACT GATCTTTATTCTGAGGTGAAGGAACTAATTCCTCAGTATCAG GAACGTGTTAAGAAGTTGAAGAAAGATCATGGAAATGTTGAACTGGGAAAAATCACTGTTGATATG GTACTTGGTGGAATGAGAGGAATGACTGCTTTGGTGTGGCTTGGCTCAGCTGTTGACCCAGATGAG ggAATTCGGTTTAGGGGCATGTCAATTCCTGAATGCCAGAAAGCACTTCCAGGTGCTTTTCCTGGGGGGGAACCTTTGCCTGAAGCTGTACTGTGGCTTCTACTCACAGGAAAG ATACCAAGTAAAGAACAAGTGGATTCATTAGCCCAAGAATTGCGAAGCCGTGCAACTATCCCag ATTATGCTTATAAGGCAATTGATGCTCTGCCTGTTTCTGCTCATCCAATGACACAATTTACAACTGGTGTCATGGCCCTCCAG GTGCAGAGTGAGTTTCAGAAGGCATATGAGGGTGGGATAGCTAAGTCAAG GTATTGGGAGCCAACTTATGAGGATACATTGAATTTAATTGCTCGTTTGCCCGGAATTGCTGCTTACATTTACCGACG GATATACAAGGATGGAAAAATCATCCCATTGGATGATACTCTGGATTATGGTGCAAACTATGCTCACATGTTAGGATTTGATGATCCAGAGATGCTGGAGTTTATGAGGCTGTACATTTCCATTCATAG TGATCATGAAGGTGGCAATGTTAGTTCTCACACAGCCCACTTA GTTGCTAGTCCACTGTCAGATCCTTACCTTGCATTCGCAGCTGCGTTGAATGGTTTAGCTGGGCCACTGCATGGTTTGGCCAATCAG GAAGTTCTACGATGGATCAGATCGTTAGTTAACGAGTTTGGAACTCCAGATATAAGTACAGAACAATTGTCTGACTACATTCATAAAACATTGAGCAGTGGCAAG GTTGTGCCTGGATATGGACATGGGGTTTTGCGCAATACTGATCCAAGATACACATGTCAGAGGGAGTTCGCACTGAAGCATTTGCCTAATGATCCACTTTTCCAGCTG GTGTCAAAAATAAAAGAGGTTGTGCCTCCCATTCTAACCAAGTTAGGCAAG GTTAAAAATCCATGGCCTAATGTTGATGCTCACAGTGGAGTGCTACTAAACTACTATGGTCTAACTGAGGAAAA CTATTATACTGTTCTCTTTGGTGTAGCGAGGAGTATTGGAGTTGGTCCTCAG TTGATCTGGGACCGGGCTCTTGGAATGGCACTTGAAAGGCCCAAAAGTGTCACCCTGGAGAAACTCGAGAGTTTGGTCGGCGCATCATCCTGA